The Neoarius graeffei isolate fNeoGra1 chromosome 1, fNeoGra1.pri, whole genome shotgun sequence region tcaggtcgcatccaacgatccatgaagaaataccacatcaacaccccggtcaaaccatacaaaaacctccgacagctgctagttcaccccaaagataaaatacaactggacaataaatgcaacgtcatatatgaaatcccttgccgttcatgtaataaagtttatattggcgaaacgggcagatgcttccatactcgcaaaaaagaacaccaaatagaatgtgaaaaagaaacaacaaaaagactcacaagatccgaaaaagaaaaagtacacaaagaaaacttaaaatcagccatttcagactactgtaaacggcaaaatcatataatgaattgggaagaggccagagtcattcacgctgaagagaatagatatcagcgttggattttagaggcagtggagatacgaaagcgtgcgcagagaacgatgaaccgggatgagggagcgtacgcgctgtcacacacctggagcgccgtcctggaggagcgacctgacagcaggaggcgtgaactacctgtcaaattgggcgggacgttcacgcctccttagagtaacatcagctgataaggcacgtcaccactcgatctggtgactgttttgaagaaggcggaagtttatcgccgaaactgtcaaggtaacatcttaaaaaatccttgtcttaagaaacgaatttaaagaacagATGCAACTTAGATGCCAGGAAATGACATCTGAGGGGTTTctcatttcaaaattttctggtgcgAGGGGGGACACCCCCCTCGCAAACCCCCTGGTGATGGTCGCTCAATACTACTGCCAAGCTCAGGTAGTGGAGAACACTGAAGGTACCACATAAAATCAATTTCAAATGATCATGTACATCCCCTAGAGCATGAAATGACCTATGCCAGACAAACTGTATGCTGCAATGGACCCACCAGAGGCCCTAAAAGGACCCCTTAGATTTGACCTAGATCAAACaaacagtctgtgtgtgtgtggtgtgtacacacacacacacacacacacacacacgtcatttgCAGCAGGCAATTTGtttggcatacagtggtgcttgaaaatttgtaaaccctttagaattttctatatttctgcataaatactacctaaaacaacatcagattctcacacaagtcctaaaagtagataaagagaacccagttaaacaaatgagacaaaaatattatacttggtcatttatttattgaggaaaatgagccaatattacatatctgtgagtggcaaaagtatgtgaacctttgctttcagtatctggtgtgacccccttgtgcagcaataactgcaactaaacgtttgcggtaactgttgatcagtcctgcacaccggcttggaggaattttagcccgttcctccgtacagaacagcttaaactctgggatgttggtgggtttcctcacatgaactgcttgcttcaggtccttccacaacatttcaattggattcaggtcaggactttgacttggccattccagaacattaactttattcttctttaaccattcttttgtagaacaacttgtgtgcttagggtcgtcgtcttgctgcatgacccaccttttcttgagattctgttcatggacagatgtcctgacattttcctttagaatttgctagtataattcagaattcattgttccattaatgatggcaagccgtcctggcccagatgcagcaaaacaggcccaaaccatgatactaccaccaccatgtttcacagatgggataaggctcttatgctggaatgcagtgttttccttcttccaaacataacgcttctcatttaaaccaaaaagttctattttagtctcatccgtccacaaaacatttttccaatagccttctggctcgtccacgtgatctttagcaaactgcagatgagcagcaatgttctttttggagagcagtggctttctccttgcaaccctgccatgcacaccattgttgttcagtgttctcctgatggtagactcatgaacattagccaatgtgagagaggccttcagttgcttagaagttaccctggggtcctttgtgaccttgccaactattacacgccttgcccttggagtgatctttgttggtcaaccactcctggggagggtaacaatggtcttgaaaatccctccatttgtacacaatctgactgtggattgatggagtccaaactctttagagatggttttgtaaccttttccagcctgatgagcatcaacattgtgttttctaaggtcctcagaaatctcctttgttcgtgtcatgatacacttccacaaacatgtgttgtgaagctcagactttgatagatccttgttctttaaataaaacagggtgcccactcacacctgattgtcatcccattgattgaaaacacctgactctaatttcaccttcaaattaactgctaatcctagaggttcacatacttttgccacacatatgtaatattggatcatttccctcaataaataaatgaccaagtacaatatttttgtctcatttgtttaactgggttctctttatctacttttagggcttgtgtgaaaatctgatgatgtttgtcatatttatgcagaaatatagaaaattataaagggttcacaaactttcgagcactaCTGTAGGTCATTCAGTACTCTGTGTGTTATACACTATCATTTTAAGTTGGTTTCAGTTGGTACCTTGAATATTTGATATAGCGCAATTTTTGGCCTCTTTGTAAGGACCCCAGGGGGAGCATGCAGCAGGTGTGCCGCCACAGACATCCAGTTCTGTATATGGTAGATTACAACCTAAATGCTCATGTGGTCAGATGTTGGTACCATGTTCATTTAACCAAATTGCTCTGGGCTGCCGGTCTATTATTTATGATAATTTTCCCTTTCTTTCATCTTCCATCTTTTCTCTGTAACGACTTCCTTGGTTGATTTGGTTGTTTATGGTTCTTTTTGGTGCTGtgatcgtgtttttttttttatcattactCTGTAAAAACATCCATGGGTTGAACTCTGAAGGCTTAGTACAATTCATAAGGTCATGTGTCtccataggaaaaaaaaatcatgacaaATACCAAGAAACAAATGAACGAACAAAAAGGTCCTCAGTGTCTTCAGTAGTCACACTGAACATGTTCACCTACCACTCCTCAGCACTGGTACAGTTCCTCTTGTGTGCATTTGTTGATGTTTTTGAATTTTCTAAaatgaacaaaatttagtccactgcagggatatggcttctctcctgtatgcaTGCATTCGTGTGTTTGGACAAAACCCTGGAGGGTAAAAACTCCCTTCACTATAAGCAGATAAATGATTTCTCGTGTGAATTCACTGGTGCGGGTTGAAATTATTGGGGTCAGAGAAACAGACTCCATACGATGAACAGCAACATGGCTTCTATTTtgcgtgaatgtgctggtgttttcTGAGAGAACCGGATTCACTGAAACTCCTTCCACAatctgagcagtgatatggcttctctcccgtGTGAATCCGCTCATGTCTCCGGAGAGCATTTGACATGGGAAAGGTCTTTCCACACTGCGAGCAATGATATGGCCTCTCtccagtgtgaatgcgctggtgtatttggagagtATATGCATGAGCAAAGCTCTtttcacactgtgagcagcgatacggcttctctccagtgtgaatgcgctggtgtttttggaaagTATATGCATGAGCAAAGCTCTTTCCACATTGTAAACAgtaatacggcttctctcctgtgtgaatgcgttcatgtgtttggagagtattTGACTGAGCAAAGCTCtttccacactgtaaacagtaatatggcttctctcctgtgtgaatgcgctggtgttttcggAGAGCACTCGATTCATTGAAACTCTTTCCACAATCTGAACAGTGATAGGGCTTCtcgcctgtgtgaatgcgctggtgttttcggAGAGCGCTTGAGTCATTGAAACTCGATCCACAATCTGAGCagcgatatggcttctctcctgtgtgaatgcgttggtgtttTCGGAGATCGTTTGATTTACTGAAACTCTTTCCACAatctgagcagtgatacggcttctctcctgtgtgaatgcgctgatgtGTTCGGAGATTACATTTTTTATTGAAGCTCTTTCCACAATCTGAGCAGTAATACAGCTTCTCACCTGTGTGAACACACTGGTGTGATTGGAGAGTATTTGACTGAGCAAAGCTCTTTCCACACTGTAAACAATGatgcagcttctctcctgtgtgaatgcgctggtgtcgtcggagtTTATTCTGggaagtaaaactcttcccacaaacTAAGCAAGGGTGAAGCGCTTCCTTCATTTCTGAAGAACTGGTGAAAATATCAGGTGCCCTGGAAGTCTTTTGACAGTTACTGGAGTCTCTTGTGGGCATcatgatttttcttttttgtctctGGGGAGATAAAAATAGAAGTTACTAACAAAAATATAAAACAGCACTGTCTCAATGGTCCACAATAAAGGGGTAAGGGATAAATCACTTCCATTTTCTGACCATTTTTTGGATAATACCATGAGTAGCCTACTTTTGTTCTATAGGTACAGAGGCTATGCTGTACTTGTGCATTATACAGTGCCCTTCACAATGTCTGGAATAAAAGCAAGCTGTCCCTACCTAAGGCCCTAGAGACTGCCAAACAAAGACTCTCAGTCCTAGCTACCCATCTAAGGAGGTACACAAGCAAAGCTGAAGCCAAGAGAATAAATTGGGTGTTCTCCACTCAACCATCAAAACTATACTCCCAGTGGCAGGGTAATAACACCATGGTTCCAGATCCACCAAGGCTGGAGACTGAACAATACTGGAAAGGGAtatgggagggggggggggggggggtgttaaaaaaaaaacaacaacaacaacaacaacccacaaTGTCAGTGCTCAGTGGGTAATAGACCTCAGAGATAAATACAGCAATCTCCTTGAACAAGACCCAGTAACCATCACTGTGGcagactgtggcagcaggggcatggtcaagcgtcggtctgtgaatggagggcagagccagggaaggtaagtggcagaatcactgcacctgatgggaattaacctgtgtttgtttgtcttccccagtgactgcaccctataagaggagagggagagcagaggaagggagctctcccccaacctggacactggtGTGTGCGGGCGAGGGAAATATAAGACGCTGAAAAGtacaataaaagagtttgtgagaactcagttctggcttgccatgcttctgtgctccacccaccttaaactatttctacagtggtgctgaaacccgcgagaatttgcggcaggcccaagaacgtcaaatccatctgtacgacaggggcacgcggcttagggaattcacaccaggagataaagtactcgtgttgttgcccacgttgagctccaaattgatcgccaggtggcaaggaccctttgaggtcacacagcaagtcagggacgtcgactatgaggtgaggcgaacggacagggcattacagatttaccacctcaatttgttaaaactttggaatgaggaggtccccgtggcattggtgttggtggttccagaggAGGCGGAGCTGGggacagaggttcaaaaaggaaaactgacattgcccaccgctccggtcccctgtggagaccacctctccccgacccaactcacggaggtcgcccagctgCAGACAATTTTCTGatctgttctcgcccctgcccggccacacccacctcatagaacaccacattgagacacccccgggggtagtagtgcacagccgcccttacagactgcccgaacacacaaaaaaaaaaaaggtggttcaggaagaactcgaggccatgctcgaaatgggcattgtcgaggagtcccacagtgactagagcagcccggtggtcttggttcccaaggccgacgggtcggtccggttctgtatggactatagaagagtcaacacggtgtctaaatttgatgcgtacccaatgccttgtattgacgagttgctcaatcgactaggcacggctcgtttttattcgacactggatttgacaaagggatattggcagatccccttgactccactatcccgagagaaaatggccttttccacactgtttggcttacatcaGTTCGCAGGCTTTCATCTAAACGGGGGAACGGGGCGCtgtgccctcttactctcggcgtgcgccccc contains the following coding sequences:
- the LOC132883106 gene encoding zinc finger protein 239-like, coding for MMPTRDSSNCQKTSRAPDIFTSSSEMKEALHPCLVCGKSFTSQNKLRRHQRIHTGEKLHHCLQCGKSFAQSNTLQSHQCVHTGEKLYYCSDCGKSFNKKCNLRTHQRIHTGEKPYHCSDCGKSFSKSNDLRKHQRIHTGEKPYRCSDCGSSFNDSSALRKHQRIHTGEKPYHCSDCGKSFNESSALRKHQRIHTGEKPYYCLQCGKSFAQSNTLQTHERIHTGEKPYYCLQCGKSFAHAYTFQKHQRIHTGEKPYRCSQCEKSFAHAYTLQIHQRIHTGERPYHCSQCGKTFPMSNALRRHERIHTGEKPYHCSDCGRSFSESGSLRKHQHIHAK